Proteins encoded within one genomic window of Deinococcus metallilatus:
- a CDS encoding PcfJ domain-containing protein gives MSEQATPAPKPQHELDVLYARLAERNAHLFPGRLQVPRAARTCVKGPAALEREIQAFERFRRRHEGRRRVLWTVLDACSPSEPEWEGVVWIRHASGLKERVPIRQHPALQAAVPGTGQLADLNEAGTAIFEQFVRPRLTPEQVRSALKVGYGRTCVHRMTALRDHPFTPGVREFYELRTEYSVSALTPRTGQHAPAKYCRFTCTQTTTRVQRRGRDLLLIQGGQVRNVKYGRFDPAGLTPEVCRGLQALAWELARETCCAGELAQLREAFAPEDQPRTTERLGPFLFAVQHPDYLNVPALIEHVQLSARREYRAWLRRRPGATTLLRELCGSLPRGVRPLLARLDVLTLAASLHRSGMRSPDLKAQVLNAYAPALREHRCGPPFDARWYVELAGGEQQAARRLIRTFREGHAVSGLALLLGDTERLWQDVQAAQPGYRPGRDQLDPLALHDHLARLHTRIRTENRPIPSGTDGRLSHLDADLPHAARGTLHFRRARETHDLIHVSETLHNCVSSYAGAAIRGEVVIVVARDGRGTPVYCLEVRGRAVHQFKRDRNQGLRDQTDLAAAFGYLGQACLSIRTHDLAPLCHHPGLPQEAVSIPEPEPDDLPF, from the coding sequence ATGTCCGAACAGGCCACGCCTGCCCCCAAGCCGCAACACGAACTGGACGTGCTGTACGCCCGGCTCGCCGAGCGCAACGCCCACCTGTTTCCCGGACGGCTCCAGGTGCCCCGCGCCGCCCGCACGTGCGTCAAGGGTCCCGCCGCGCTGGAGCGCGAGATCCAGGCTTTTGAACGTTTCCGGCGGCGGCACGAGGGCCGAAGGCGGGTGCTGTGGACCGTGCTGGACGCCTGCTCCCCCAGCGAGCCCGAGTGGGAGGGCGTCGTCTGGATTCGGCACGCCAGCGGGCTGAAGGAGCGGGTGCCCATTCGTCAGCATCCCGCGTTGCAGGCGGCCGTCCCGGGGACCGGTCAGCTCGCCGACCTGAACGAGGCGGGGACGGCGATCTTCGAGCAGTTCGTCCGGCCGCGCCTGACGCCCGAGCAGGTCCGGAGCGCGTTGAAAGTCGGCTACGGCCGCACCTGTGTTCACCGGATGACGGCCCTGCGGGACCACCCCTTCACGCCCGGCGTCCGGGAGTTCTACGAACTGCGCACCGAGTACTCGGTCAGTGCCCTCACGCCCCGCACCGGGCAGCACGCTCCGGCGAAGTACTGCCGTTTCACCTGCACCCAGACCACCACGCGGGTACAGCGTCGGGGCCGGGACCTGCTGCTGATCCAGGGCGGACAGGTGCGGAACGTGAAGTACGGCCGCTTCGATCCGGCGGGCCTCACGCCGGAGGTGTGCCGGGGCCTCCAGGCGCTCGCGTGGGAACTGGCGCGGGAAACCTGTTGCGCCGGGGAACTCGCGCAACTCCGCGAGGCCTTCGCGCCGGAGGACCAGCCCCGCACCACCGAGCGGCTGGGTCCCTTCCTGTTCGCCGTGCAGCACCCGGACTACCTCAACGTGCCCGCGCTCATCGAGCATGTGCAGCTCAGCGCTAGGCGCGAGTACCGGGCGTGGTTGAGGCGCAGGCCCGGCGCGACCACCCTGCTGCGCGAACTGTGCGGTTCCCTCCCCCGCGGCGTCCGGCCGCTCCTCGCGCGGCTGGACGTGCTCACCCTGGCCGCGTCCCTCCACCGCAGCGGCATGAGGTCCCCGGACCTCAAGGCCCAGGTCCTGAACGCCTACGCGCCCGCCCTGCGCGAGCACCGCTGCGGCCCACCTTTTGATGCCCGCTGGTACGTCGAACTCGCGGGCGGCGAGCAGCAGGCCGCCCGGCGGCTGATCCGCACCTTCCGGGAGGGGCACGCCGTCTCTGGCCTCGCGCTCCTGCTCGGCGACACGGAGCGCCTGTGGCAGGACGTTCAGGCCGCGCAGCCGGGTTACCGGCCCGGGCGAGACCAGCTCGACCCGCTGGCCCTGCACGACCACCTGGCCCGGCTGCATACCCGCATCCGGACCGAGAACCGGCCCATCCCCAGTGGCACGGACGGGCGGCTCTCTCACCTCGACGCCGACCTCCCTCACGCGGCCCGCGGCACGCTCCACTTCCGCCGGGCCCGGGAGACGCACGACCTCATCCACGTCAGCGAGACCCTCCACAACTGCGTGTCGAGTTACGCCGGGGCGGCCATCCGCGGCGAGGTCGTCATCGTCGTCGCCCGAGACGGGCGGGGGACGCCGGTGTACTGCCTCGAGGTGCGGGGACGTGCCGTCCACCAGTTCAAGCGCGACCGCAATCAGGGCCTGAGGGATCAGACCGACCTCGCGGCGGCGTTCGGCTACCTCGGTCAGGCGTGCCTCAGCATCCGCACACACGATCTCGCACCACTGTGCCACCATCCCGGCCTACCCCAGGAGGCCGTCTCCATCCCTGAACCCGAGCCGGACGACCTCCCCTTCTGA
- a CDS encoding GNAT family N-acetyltransferase has translation MDDLQVTPLGPHHDRAAFTCGEATLDRYLREQASQDRKRSLARCYVLTRASEPARVVGYYTLSAHSLRLHDLPEDAARGIPYRDVPGVLVGRMALDVREQGRGLGERLLAAAVEHCARLESELGLRVIVVDALSEGAVRFYERFGFQRFGSGDLRLFLSLRHVRPRT, from the coding sequence GTGGACGATCTGCAGGTGACGCCGCTCGGTCCCCACCATGACCGGGCGGCGTTCACGTGTGGCGAGGCGACGCTCGACCGCTACCTGCGCGAACAGGCGAGCCAGGACCGCAAACGCTCGCTCGCACGTTGCTACGTCCTCACAAGAGCGAGCGAGCCCGCCCGTGTCGTGGGGTACTACACCCTCAGCGCCCACAGTCTCCGGCTTCACGACTTGCCCGAAGACGCGGCGCGCGGCATTCCCTACCGTGACGTTCCGGGCGTGCTGGTCGGGCGGATGGCGCTGGACGTGCGCGAGCAGGGTCGGGGCCTTGGGGAGCGGCTCCTCGCGGCGGCCGTCGAACACTGCGCGCGGTTGGAGAGTGAGCTGGGGTTGCGGGTGATCGTGGTGGATGCGCTTTCCGAGGGAGCGGTCCGCTTCTACGAGCGTTTCGGCTTCCAGCGCTTTGGCTCCGGTGACTTGCGGCTTTTCCTGAGCCTCCGGCACGTGCGGCCCAGGACGTAG
- a CDS encoding DUF1778 domain-containing protein produces the protein MTQLPKDERLHLRVTGEHHDLIEQAATLEGLTLTGFATRHLVDAATRVVEHHRVTQLGREQAEAFLRALEEGEAPQGVDRLTRHFGRTSLPVREEP, from the coding sequence ATGACGCAGCTACCGAAAGACGAGCGGCTGCACCTGCGAGTGACTGGGGAGCACCATGATCTGATCGAACAGGCCGCCACCCTCGAGGGGCTCACCCTTACGGGTTTTGCCACCCGTCACCTGGTGGACGCGGCGACGCGCGTGGTCGAACATCACCGCGTGACGCAGCTCGGCCGAGAACAGGCCGAAGCGTTTCTCCGTGCCCTCGAGGAAGGCGAGGCGCCCCAGGGTGTGGACCGCCTCACGCGCCACTTCGGCCGGACCTCGCTGCCTGTGCGGGAAGAACCGTGA
- the iscB gene encoding RNA-guided endonuclease IscB has protein sequence MTERPIVHLDSFKPRDRQLPNRALVVSATHKPLMPCHPARARELLRKGRAAVLRHQPFTIVLKDRACGVTQPLSLKLDPGSKTTGICAVAEMKRGPKVVWAALLHHRGRAIQQSLDARRVLRRARRSRKLWYRQPRFDNRTRPMGWLPPSLTHRVLTTLTWVGRLSRWAAATHLATELVSFDTQRLQNPFIRREGYQRGTLYGYTVRRYLLQKWQGRCAYCDRNDRPLEVEHLTPRSQGGSDRISNLVLSCTPCNLKKGTQSLQQFLAENLILLKKIRAQVQDPLHDSAAVNATKAKLLRELQKTGLLVEIGDGAQTSFNRDIQGYPKAHWIDAACVGPSGARVIVPNLRPLAIICIGHGNRQMCGTNKFGFPTRHRTRQKTHFGFQTGDLVRAVVTTGKKAGSYVGRVSVRATGKFRLPMVDGLHYRFFVLIQKGDGYAYS, from the coding sequence ATGACCGAACGCCCTATCGTCCATCTCGACTCCTTCAAGCCTCGGGACCGGCAGCTTCCGAACCGGGCCCTGGTGGTCTCCGCCACCCACAAACCCCTGATGCCCTGCCACCCCGCGCGAGCCAGAGAACTTCTCAGGAAAGGCAGGGCCGCAGTGCTCCGTCACCAGCCTTTCACCATCGTCCTGAAAGACAGGGCTTGTGGAGTGACCCAGCCTCTGAGCCTTAAGCTCGACCCTGGGTCCAAGACCACGGGCATCTGTGCCGTGGCTGAGATGAAGCGGGGGCCAAAGGTCGTTTGGGCAGCACTCCTGCACCATCGCGGACGGGCCATCCAGCAGAGCCTGGATGCACGCCGAGTTCTCCGGCGGGCGCGACGGTCTCGCAAGCTCTGGTACCGTCAGCCGAGGTTCGACAACCGCACCCGTCCGATGGGCTGGTTGCCGCCCAGTCTTACGCACCGGGTACTCACCACGTTGACTTGGGTGGGGCGCCTCTCGCGTTGGGCCGCAGCCACTCACCTGGCTACTGAACTGGTTTCCTTCGACACGCAACGCCTGCAGAATCCATTCATCAGGCGAGAGGGCTACCAGCGAGGTACCCTTTACGGCTACACCGTCCGGCGCTACCTCTTACAGAAGTGGCAGGGCAGGTGTGCCTACTGTGACCGGAATGACCGCCCGCTAGAAGTCGAACACCTGACACCGCGCTCACAAGGGGGATCAGACCGCATCTCCAATCTCGTGCTCTCGTGCACGCCCTGCAATCTGAAAAAGGGTACCCAGAGCCTGCAGCAGTTCCTCGCGGAGAATCTCATCCTGCTGAAAAAGATCCGGGCGCAAGTTCAGGACCCCCTGCATGACAGCGCTGCGGTCAACGCGACGAAGGCTAAGCTGCTGCGTGAGCTTCAGAAGACCGGGCTTCTCGTCGAGATTGGCGACGGCGCACAGACCAGCTTCAACCGAGACATTCAGGGCTACCCCAAGGCCCACTGGATTGACGCAGCCTGTGTCGGACCTTCTGGCGCCCGGGTGATCGTCCCGAACCTGCGTCCGCTTGCCATCATCTGCATCGGGCACGGGAACCGGCAGATGTGCGGGACCAACAAGTTCGGTTTCCCTACCCGGCACCGCACTCGGCAAAAGACCCACTTTGGTTTCCAGACCGGAGATCTGGTGCGGGCAGTCGTCACCACTGGGAAGAAGGCAGGAAGCTACGTCGGGCGGGTTTCAGTGCGGGCGACTGGAAAATTCCGACTCCCAATGGTTGACGGGCTGCATTACCGCTTCTTCGTGCTCATCCAGAAAGGAGACGGCTACGCTTACAGTTAA
- the ssb gene encoding single-stranded DNA-binding protein has product MNKVLIIAALARDPELRYTPGGTAVLDLTLAGERHITGSDGRAHVIPFYENGQALGKYAEHLAERGYQAGDVLVADGQLDYSQWEASEGGKRSALRVRVTGTVRQADGDFELIQDGRGGQRLRGGLNRATVIGNVSADPELRSTPAGDAVLGLRLGVNEKYKDRQGQAQEKTHWVDVTLWRDLALAHQGLRKGDPVLVEGALVDESWTDRDGRGRRTKKVEADTVVPLSRGAGTGTSGTPAPAREQRQPVAASGTRAASSQNAAPAPTRSGGLDIDQGLEDFPPDEEPLPF; this is encoded by the coding sequence ATGAACAAGGTCCTGATCATCGCCGCCCTCGCCCGCGATCCCGAACTCCGCTACACCCCGGGAGGCACCGCCGTCCTCGATCTCACCCTTGCGGGCGAGCGCCACATCACGGGCAGCGACGGGCGCGCGCACGTCATCCCCTTCTACGAGAACGGGCAGGCGCTGGGCAAGTACGCCGAACATCTGGCCGAGCGCGGGTATCAGGCGGGCGACGTCCTGGTGGCGGACGGGCAGCTCGATTACAGCCAGTGGGAAGCGTCCGAAGGGGGCAAGCGCAGCGCCCTGCGGGTGCGCGTCACGGGGACGGTGCGCCAAGCGGACGGAGACTTCGAACTCATTCAGGATGGCCGGGGCGGGCAGCGACTCAGGGGCGGCTTGAACCGGGCCACGGTCATCGGGAACGTGTCCGCCGACCCCGAACTGCGGTCCACACCTGCCGGTGACGCCGTGCTCGGTCTGCGTCTGGGCGTCAACGAGAAGTACAAGGACCGTCAGGGCCAAGCCCAGGAGAAGACGCACTGGGTGGACGTGACCCTGTGGCGCGACCTGGCCCTGGCTCACCAGGGACTGCGCAAGGGTGACCCGGTCCTGGTGGAGGGCGCACTGGTGGACGAGTCGTGGACGGACCGCGACGGGCGTGGGCGGCGGACCAAGAAGGTCGAGGCGGACACGGTGGTCCCCCTCAGCCGGGGTGCGGGCACGGGGACCTCCGGCACGCCAGCTCCGGCACGCGAGCAGCGGCAACCGGTCGCCGCCTCGGGGACTCGCGCGGCCAGCTCTCAGAACGCCGCGCCCGCCCCGACCCGCTCTGGGGGGCTGGACATCGATCAGGGGCTGGAGGACTTCCCGCCCGACGAGGAGCCCCTGCCGTTTTGA
- a CDS encoding AAA family ATPase — protein sequence MVKPFPVIDLTMPAEYAAVQERFPEELRRIIAPNLTETDEIILDLNQPLSVRFGGLRIDYPLVLDPVLFGRVDTEMQSGVTKGWRADGRIGIPGTLHRISRETNLQGASVMITVRIGRALIGVAEPLREVIQEAIDRGVGIAIIGPPFVGKTTLLRDIARIMAERLGRGLIIMDTSNEIGGDSDLAHWIIGKARRVIIGDPGLQGGKYARAIGNAAPQALLGDELGYRNDIPIIVENAPRGVPITATLHGRDMVRVVKSQKLWPLLGIRDGRKLDPSTFAIAIEVLERGHYRVHTNFDRSIEALLGNATPTEGLHEVRVS from the coding sequence ATGGTGAAGCCTTTTCCCGTCATCGACCTCACCATGCCAGCCGAGTACGCGGCGGTGCAGGAGCGCTTTCCGGAGGAACTCCGGCGAATCATCGCCCCCAACCTGACGGAAACCGACGAGATCATCCTCGACCTGAATCAGCCCCTGAGCGTGCGGTTCGGAGGGCTGCGCATCGACTACCCGCTGGTGTTGGACCCGGTGCTGTTCGGCCGAGTCGACACCGAGATGCAGTCCGGAGTCACCAAGGGCTGGCGGGCGGACGGACGCATTGGTATCCCCGGGACCTTGCACCGGATCAGCCGCGAGACCAACCTCCAAGGGGCCAGCGTGATGATCACCGTGCGCATCGGTCGAGCCCTGATCGGCGTCGCCGAGCCGCTGCGCGAGGTCATCCAGGAGGCCATCGACCGGGGTGTGGGCATCGCCATCATCGGGCCGCCCTTCGTCGGGAAGACGACCCTCCTCAGGGACATCGCGCGCATCATGGCCGAGCGGTTGGGCCGCGGGTTGATCATCATGGACACCAGCAACGAGATCGGCGGGGACAGCGACCTCGCTCACTGGATCATCGGCAAGGCCCGGCGAGTCATCATTGGGGACCCCGGGCTGCAAGGTGGGAAGTACGCGCGCGCGATAGGAAACGCCGCCCCTCAGGCCCTGCTGGGTGACGAGCTCGGGTACCGGAACGACATCCCGATCATCGTCGAAAACGCCCCGCGTGGTGTGCCGATCACCGCCACCCTGCACGGCCGGGACATGGTGCGGGTAGTGAAGAGCCAGAAGCTCTGGCCGCTGCTGGGTATCCGGGACGGCCGGAAGCTCGACCCCAGCACCTTCGCTATCGCCATCGAGGTCCTGGAGCGCGGCCACTACCGAGTCCACACCAATTTCGACCGGAGCATCGAAGCCCTGCTCGGCAACGCCACCCCCACAGAAGGTCTTCACGAAGTTCGCGTCTCCTGA
- a CDS encoding PLP-dependent aminotransferase family protein has product MFDLKAWIGQEARPGERLPPVRELTRRYHTSPVTVSAVLAQLAREGLIVTRPGHGTFVAEAAIVPPSTDLAWQTVALSGRPISPGYVQDLFRPPQPDTLPLGSGYPDETIQPLPLLQTALGKASRRPGVWSRLPPEGLEALRAWFARELGEAYRASDVLIVPGGQAALSTALRALLPIGAPLLVESPTYYGVLAAAGAAGVQPVPVPADAEGVRPDLLELAFRSTGAKAVYLQPLYANPTGAVLALGRRAVVLAAAERAGAFVIEDDYARGLTLDGEAPPPLAVDGPGRVVYLRSLTKVSAPGLRIAALVARGPILTRLRHGRAIEDYFLAGPLQETALDLVTSRGWQRHLKDLQAALRERRAVMVGALRRHWPEARITLVPRGGYNVWVQLPEGTSDLDFVERAARAGVQVSAGSGFFPTEPGGAFVRLSYAGASPAVIEEGVGRLAFTAVGPQPG; this is encoded by the coding sequence TTGTTCGACCTGAAAGCGTGGATCGGGCAGGAGGCGCGGCCCGGGGAGCGGTTGCCCCCCGTGCGCGAGTTGACCCGCCGTTACCACACCAGTCCCGTGACGGTGAGCGCCGTGCTCGCCCAACTGGCAAGGGAAGGGCTGATCGTCACCCGCCCTGGTCACGGCACCTTCGTCGCGGAGGCAGCCATCGTCCCGCCCTCAACGGACCTGGCGTGGCAAACCGTGGCCCTTTCGGGTCGTCCCATCTCGCCGGGCTACGTGCAGGACCTGTTTCGACCCCCTCAGCCAGACACGCTGCCGCTGGGCAGTGGCTACCCCGACGAGACGATTCAACCCCTGCCCCTGTTGCAGACTGCCCTGGGCAAGGCGTCCAGGCGACCAGGGGTCTGGTCGCGGTTACCACCGGAAGGGCTGGAGGCATTGCGGGCGTGGTTTGCCCGGGAACTGGGGGAGGCGTACCGGGCGTCTGACGTGCTGATCGTCCCCGGCGGACAGGCGGCCCTCTCGACGGCCCTGCGCGCCCTGCTCCCTATCGGGGCACCGCTGCTGGTCGAGTCTCCCACGTACTACGGTGTGCTGGCCGCCGCGGGGGCGGCAGGTGTGCAGCCGGTCCCCGTTCCGGCAGATGCGGAGGGCGTCCGGCCCGATCTGCTGGAGTTGGCGTTCCGCTCCACCGGCGCGAAGGCCGTGTATCTCCAGCCGCTCTATGCCAACCCGACGGGCGCGGTCCTGGCGTTAGGGCGCCGGGCGGTGGTGCTGGCGGCGGCGGAGCGGGCCGGGGCCTTCGTCATTGAGGACGACTACGCCCGGGGCCTCACCCTGGACGGGGAAGCCCCGCCTCCCCTGGCGGTGGACGGTCCGGGGCGCGTCGTGTACCTGCGCTCGTTGACGAAGGTGAGCGCGCCGGGGCTGCGCATCGCCGCCTTGGTCGCGCGGGGGCCCATCCTGACGCGATTGCGCCACGGGCGGGCCATCGAGGACTACTTTCTGGCGGGTCCCCTTCAGGAGACGGCCCTGGACCTGGTGACTTCCCGGGGCTGGCAGCGCCACCTGAAGGACCTTCAGGCGGCGCTGCGCGAACGGCGGGCCGTGATGGTGGGGGCGTTGAGGCGCCACTGGCCGGAGGCGCGGATCACCCTGGTCCCGCGGGGCGGGTACAACGTCTGGGTGCAACTGCCCGAGGGGACGTCCGACCTCGACTTTGTGGAGCGGGCGGCGCGGGCGGGGGTGCAGGTGAGCGCGGGCAGCGGGTTCTTCCCGACCGAGCCGGGCGGCGCATTCGTGCGCCTGAGCTACGCCGGGGCGAGTCCCGCCGTCATCGAGGAGGGCGTGGGCCGCCTTGCATTCACGGCTGTTGGACCCCAACCTGGGTAA
- a CDS encoding DMT family transporter, translating to MATKTETSGWWWAALGVLCFSFTLPATRLAVPEFGGYTVGFGRAVVAALLAVALLLARRERLPARRHWRGLGLVALGVVFGFPVLTSLALRTVPSSHGAVVVGLLPAATAVAAVLLTRERPRPVFWLVCALGVVAVLWFAATTGAGHLETGDVYMLLAVLLAAVGYAEGGRLARQLDGWRVVSWALVFSLPFALIATLLAPWPTHLPSPGAWAAFGYVSMVSMFLGFFAWYRGLALGGVARAGQVQLVQPVLTVVWSALLLGEGLDGRTILAALLVVAVAALSRLTR from the coding sequence TTGGCGACGAAAACGGAAACAAGTGGTTGGTGGTGGGCAGCCCTGGGCGTGCTGTGCTTCAGTTTCACCCTGCCCGCGACCAGGCTCGCGGTGCCGGAATTCGGCGGGTACACCGTCGGCTTTGGTCGCGCCGTGGTCGCGGCCCTCCTGGCCGTGGCCCTGCTGCTCGCCCGTCGGGAGCGGCTTCCCGCGCGTCGTCATTGGCGGGGTCTCGGGCTGGTCGCTCTCGGGGTGGTGTTCGGGTTCCCGGTGTTGACCTCACTCGCCCTGCGTACTGTGCCGTCCTCGCACGGGGCGGTGGTGGTCGGTCTGCTTCCAGCGGCCACCGCCGTCGCCGCCGTACTGCTGACGCGAGAACGTCCACGGCCCGTCTTCTGGCTCGTCTGTGCCCTGGGCGTGGTCGCCGTCCTGTGGTTCGCTGCGACCACCGGGGCGGGGCATCTGGAGACGGGCGACGTTTACATGCTGCTGGCGGTGCTGCTCGCCGCGGTCGGGTATGCCGAGGGCGGACGGCTGGCCCGGCAACTCGACGGATGGCGGGTGGTGAGCTGGGCGCTGGTGTTCTCGCTGCCCTTCGCCTTGATCGCCACCCTGCTGGCCCCCTGGCCGACCCATCTCCCCTCGCCGGGAGCCTGGGCGGCCTTCGGCTATGTCTCGATGGTCAGCATGTTTCTGGGCTTCTTCGCCTGGTACCGCGGGCTGGCACTGGGAGGGGTGGCCCGGGCGGGACAGGTACAACTCGTGCAGCCGGTCCTGACCGTCGTCTGGTCAGCACTGCTCCTGGGGGAAGGGCTCGACGGACGCACGATCCTGGCGGCACTCCTCGTGGTCGCCGTCGCCGCGCTGAGCCGCCTGACGCGGTGA
- a CDS encoding pyridoxamine 5'-phosphate oxidase family protein codes for MTDFTPRGQLKRQDKAMTREEAEAFLVAAFCGRTGTLGPDGYPYVVPNLFTWQGGQVYLHTARSAGHFLTNVRFHDRVSFEVDEPGEVYPYGQVECDTSVSYRSVIVFGRIRVVEDTDEKVRFYRAFMHKYAPEDSWGREKDSLPRVGGTIVYAITPETITGKQGELPGLSERWPARNDTASPGWRKSK; via the coding sequence ATGACCGACTTCACCCCACGCGGACAGCTCAAGCGCCAGGACAAAGCCATGACCCGCGAGGAGGCCGAGGCGTTCCTCGTCGCCGCCTTTTGCGGCCGCACCGGCACCCTCGGCCCCGACGGTTACCCCTACGTCGTCCCCAACCTCTTCACCTGGCAAGGCGGCCAGGTCTACCTCCACACCGCACGCTCTGCCGGTCACTTCCTGACGAACGTGCGCTTTCACGACCGGGTGAGCTTCGAGGTGGACGAGCCCGGCGAGGTGTACCCCTACGGCCAGGTGGAATGCGACACCTCGGTGTCGTACCGCTCGGTGATCGTCTTCGGGCGCATCCGCGTCGTGGAGGACACGGACGAGAAGGTGCGCTTCTACCGCGCCTTCATGCACAAGTACGCGCCCGAGGACTCCTGGGGCCGGGAGAAGGACTCGTTGCCCCGGGTAGGCGGCACCATCGTGTACGCCATCACGCCGGAGACCATCACCGGCAAGCAGGGCGAACTGCCTGGGCTGAGTGAACGCTGGCCCGCCAGGAACGACACCGCCTCGCCCGGGTGGCGAAAGAGCAAGTGA